A single region of the Vicia villosa cultivar HV-30 ecotype Madison, WI linkage group LG4, Vvil1.0, whole genome shotgun sequence genome encodes:
- the LOC131597924 gene encoding uncharacterized protein LOC131597924, whose amino-acid sequence MANFDVRRVLVDEGSSVDIMYSHLFRTLQLDDSHLTPYVGSDLQGFNGAATKPWGYVELIVTFGEEEASRQVKTRFLVIDCKTLYNCIIGRPTLAELTAVPLTVHLKMKFYTKRGRVATINADIEASRRIFDASVKGLQLIAPPSNSNKKPRVEDEHPQEDQHQLNVSSVDLDARFTDEELKNGEETRPKATHPVRPIPEGDFDLIPLGDNPDKAVKIGKVHLQPVYLLDKLSLGLQRSNIWELVG is encoded by the coding sequence atggcaaacttTGACGTCCGACGAGTCCTGGTcgacgaaggcagctcggtcgacatcatgtactctcacctcttccggacactccagctggacgactcgcacctcactccttATGTGGGTTCCGATCTCCAAGGCTTCAACGGGGCTGCCACCAAACCGTGGGGTTACGTTGAACTGATCGTCACTTTCGGGGAAGAGGAAGCATCCAGGCAGGTCAAGACgagattcttggtgatcgactgcaagaccctatataactgcatcatcggacgccctaCTCTGGCCGAGCTCACTGCTGTCCCTTTGACCGTCCACCTAAAAATGAAATTCTACACAAAGCGGGGACGAGTAGCCACTATCAACGCAGACATCGAAGCCTCCAGAAGGATCTTTGATGCCTCCGTAAAAGGGTTGCAGCTAATCGCCCCTCCATCCAACTCCAACAAGAAGCCGAGGGTCGAAGACGAACATCCTCAGGAGGATCAGCATCAACTAAatgtcagctcagtcgacctagATGCTCGGTTCACAGACGAAGAGCTGAAGAATGGCGAAGAGACGAGACCAAAGGCAACTCACCCCGTCCGGCCTATCCCAGAAGGGGACTTCGACCTCATCCCgctgggcgacaaccccgacaaagcggtaAAAATCGGCAAGGTTCATCTTCA